Part of the Stackebrandtia endophytica genome is shown below.
ACGCCGAGTCCGGGTCGTCCAACAGGTCCAGGGTGCGCTCGGCGAAGTGGACGTCACCGCCGATGGCCACCGTGATCCTGGCATCGGCCGCCGAGGGCGAAGCCGCATCGGTCGGATCATTCGGGGCCGGGGCGGCGGGTGCATCGCCGCCGCAGCCGGTCAACAGGGCCAGGGCCAGGGTGGCGGTGAGCAACGCGTGTGGTGCGTGTTTCATGGGACATCCCCACGGGAGACGACGGGCGGGGCGGGCCTCTGCGACGATACGGGACCGGTGGGCACCCGGGGGGTTCACGGGCGCCGTGTCGTGCCGGTCTTCGGCTCTGTCGCGACGTCTTCTACGGTCTGTGGCGGTTAACACCTTCGCCGGGCGTTGTGAGAACCGCCTGAAATACGCGACAGTAACCTAAGAATCTTGACTGCGAAGCGACGAGGAGGTCGCAATGACCACTTTGGTGGATGTACCCCGCGGATTGGCCGGGGTCGTCGTCACCGAGACTGAAATCGGTGACGTGCGAGGTGAAGAGGGGTTCTACCACTATCGGCAGTACTCTGCCGTTGACCTCGCCAAGCAGTGCTCTTTCGAGGATGTATGGCACCTGATGTTCCATGGGCACCTGCCCACTCCGGCGGAACGACAGGCGTTCATCGACAAGGTCGCCCCGCTGAGGCGACTTAGCCCTCAAGTGGCGAGCCTGCTTCCGTCGTTGGCCTCGGCCAAGCCGCTGGACGGCCTGCGCACCGCGCTGTCGTTTGCCGCGGCCGACCGTGGCATGCGGCCGCTGCTGGACACCGACGAGGCCGAACGGGCCGAGGACGTGTTGTTCGCGTGCGCGATCGTTCCCACGATCCTCACGGCGCTGTACCGGCTGCGCGACGGCAACGAGCCGGTGGCTCCCCGCGACGACCTGTCGTACGCGGCGAACTACCTGTACATGCTGACCGGCAGCGAGCCCAGCCAGCCGCACACCGACGCGATCGAGAAGTACCTGATCTCGACGATCGACCACGGATTCAACAACTCGACCTTCACCGCCCGGGTGATCGCCTCGACCGGCGCCGATGTCGGTGCCTGCCTCGTCGGTGCGATCGGTTCCCTGTCGGGCCCGTTGCACGGTGGCGCGCCCAGCCGTGCGCTGGCGGCGCTGGAGGAGATCGGGACGCCCGACAAGATCGACGCGTGGGTTCGCGGTCGCGTCGAGGCCGGTGACCGGATCATGGGCTTCGGCCACGCGGTCTACCGGACCGATGACCCGCGGTCGCTGATGTTGCG
Proteins encoded:
- a CDS encoding citrate synthase/methylcitrate synthase, with the protein product MTTLVDVPRGLAGVVVTETEIGDVRGEEGFYHYRQYSAVDLAKQCSFEDVWHLMFHGHLPTPAERQAFIDKVAPLRRLSPQVASLLPSLASAKPLDGLRTALSFAAADRGMRPLLDTDEAERAEDVLFACAIVPTILTALYRLRDGNEPVAPRDDLSYAANYLYMLTGSEPSQPHTDAIEKYLISTIDHGFNNSTFTARVIASTGADVGACLVGAIGSLSGPLHGGAPSRALAALEEIGTPDKIDAWVRGRVEAGDRIMGFGHAVYRTDDPRSLMLRDVATELGGDLAEFAKQVERKVVDILAELKPGRKLYTNVEFYAGVVMEQCGVPRDMFTPTFAASRMVGWSANVLEQARDSKIIRPRARYTGPEAPQPVALPD